A window of the Dunckerocampus dactyliophorus isolate RoL2022-P2 chromosome 21, RoL_Ddac_1.1, whole genome shotgun sequence genome harbors these coding sequences:
- the LOC129174409 gene encoding serine/threonine-protein kinase H1-like, translated as MGCGSGKALPKGYVSIVQSLVAFSRAPRDRPGGDEDPKKTVEKGHWFSAKGKKLPSERRQPVNSETYKDTFDARLTARYDIKALIGRGSFSRVVRAEHRASRRPFAIKLMEVEAPQAREVCAAELAVLRRVNHDNVIRLVEVFQGQRRVYMVLELATGGELLDRVVSRGHYTEQDATRALQMVLAGVGYLHSLGITHRDLKPENVLYYHPGADSRLLVTDFGLATFSGSEAPCGTGGSSTWSLRTTCGTPEYMAPEVVLRRPYSCAVDMWALGVIAYIVLSGSMPFEDDSRSRLYRSILRGKCSFHGEPWPSVSKLAKDFIRGLLEPDPARRPTADQALRHSWVVTMASSSSMKNLHRSISQNLRQRASRNSSRCQSRTTNGSARVGVKWAERQMSLVFGVSAGLCFVVSPVWIKQNIPLSQALLQAPGSCSANICCWKEGRKEGGELTPLHSLNAFFIEDAEKVQRLINLPVFEAGCQAAPESQLLDECVHAWRSLVWKNLDELCRKSPQKLF; from the exons ATGGGTTGCGGGAGCGGCAAGGCGCTGCCCAAGGGCTACGTGAGCATCGTGCAGTCGCTGGTGGCCTTCAGCAGAGCGCCGCGTGACCGCCCTGGCGGGGACGAGGACCCGAAGAAGACGGTGGAGAAGGGCCACTGGTTTTCCGCAAAAGGAAAGAAGCTGCCATCAGAGCGGCGGCAGCCGGTGAACTCTGAGACATACAAAGATACGTTTGACGCACGCCTCACAGCCAG ATACGACATCAAGGCCCTGATTGGGCGCGGCAGCTTCAGCCGGGTGGTGCGGGCCGAGCACAGGGCCAGCCGCCGCCCATTCGCCATAAAGCTGATGGAGGTGGAGGCCCCCCAGGCGCGAGAGGTGTGCGCGGCCGAGCTGGCGGTGCTGCGGCGGGTCAACCACGACAACGTGATCCGGCTGGTCGAGGTCTTCCAGGGGCAGCGACGGGTCTACATGGTGCTGGAGTTGGCCACCGGTGGTGAGCTGTTGGACCGCGTGGTCAGCAGAGGGCACTACACTGAGCAGGACGCCACCCGGGCCCTGCAGATGGTACTTGCTGGGGTGGGCTACCTCCATTCTCTGGGTATCACTCACAGAGACCTGAAGCCTGAGAATGTTCTTTACTACCACCCGGGCGCAGACTCCCGCCTGTTGGTGACTGACTTTGGATTGGCTACTTTTAGCGGGTCCGAGGCGCCATGTGGTACCGGGGGAAGCAGCACCTGGTCCTTAAGAACCACATGTGGAACCCCAGAGTACATGGCCCCGGAAGTTGTGCTGAGGAGACCCTATTCCTGCGCGGTGGACATGTGGGCTTTGGGGGTGATCGCCTACATCGTGCTGAGCGGGTCCATGCCCTTTGAGGACGACTCCCGCAGTCGACTCTACCGGTCCATTCTCAGAGGGAAATGCAGCTTCCATGGAGAG CCTTGGCCGTCTGTGTCCAAGCTTGCCAAGGATTTCATCCGAGGTTTGCTGGAACCGGATCCGGCCCGTCGCCCGACCGCCGACCAAGCCCTCCGTCACTCTTGGGTGGTCACCATGGCCTCCAGCTCCTCCATGAAGAACCTCCACAGATCCATTTCCCAGAACCTGCGGCAGCGGGCGTCTCGGAACTCCTCGCGGTGCCAGAGCAGGACCACAAACGGGTCGGCCCGAG TGGGTGTGAAGTGGGCCGAGCGGCAGATGAGTCTTGTTTTTGGAGTCTCAGCGGGATTGTGCTTCGTGGTCTCACCTGTCTGGATCAAGCAAAATATCCCATTATCTCAGGCTCTGCTCCAGGCTCCTGGCTCCTGCAGCGCTAATATTTGCTgttggaaggaaggaaggaaggaaggaggggaGCTCACTCCTCTGCATAG CTTGAATGCTTTCTTCATCGAGGATGCCGAGAAAGTTCAGCGTCTCATTAATCTTCCTGTCTTTGAGGCG GGCTGCCAGGCTGCCCCTGAATCTCAACTCCTGGATGAATGTGTTCACgcttggaggagtttggtgtggaagaacctgGACGAACTGTGCCGAAAGTCTCCCCAGAAGCTGTTTTAG